A single window of Rana temporaria chromosome 1, aRanTem1.1, whole genome shotgun sequence DNA harbors:
- the NDUFA11 gene encoding NADH dehydrogenase [ubiquinone] 1 alpha subcomplex subunit 11: MGYWDTPDGTNCGEKALLTTKIATGLGVMGSAYYIVLFEPKTVLEGIKKAGGATLAMASLGAIFGITTCLTAQIREKPDDAWNYFVGGCTSGALLGLKSHSYGTGATACLAFGGLAAFAKISKKEGWVWIPSEPRL; encoded by the exons ATGGGGTACTGGGATACACCGGACGGAACCAATTGCGGGGAAAAGGCATTGCTGACAACGAAGATAGCCACGGGGCTGG GTGTAATGGGATCTGCATATTACATAGTGCTTTTCGAGCCTAAGACAGTACTGGAGGGCATTAAAAAAGCTGGAGGTGCAACTCTTGCTATGG CTTCGCTTGGAGCAATCTTTGGTATCACTACCTGTTTAACAGCCCAGATTCGTGAGAAGCCAGACGATGCATGGAACTATTTTGTAGGGGGTTGTACATCTGGTGCACTCCTAGGATTAAAAA GTCACAGCTATGGAACTGGGGCCACGGCGTGTCTTGCATTCGGCGGACTTGCTGCTTTTGCCAAGATTTCAAAAAAAGAGGGCTGGGTATGGATTCCATCTGAACCAAGACTCTGA